Proteins from one Physeter macrocephalus isolate SW-GA chromosome 16, ASM283717v5, whole genome shotgun sequence genomic window:
- the MADD gene encoding MAP kinase-activating death domain protein isoform X1 — protein MTYCPKTKVLCLWRRNGSETQLNKFYTKKCRELYYCVKDSMERAAARQQSIKPGPELGGEFPVQDLKTGEGGLLQVTLEGINLKFMHNQVFIELNHIKKCNTVRGVFVLEEFVPEIKEVVSHKYKTPMAHEICYSVLCLFSYVAAVRSSEEDLRTPPRPVSS, from the exons ATGACCTACTGTCCCAAGACCAAGGTGCTATGCTTGTGGCGTAGAAACGGCTCTGAGACCCAGCTCAACAAATTCTATACTAAGAAG TGTCGGGAGCTGTACTACTGCGTGAAGGATAGCATGGAGCGTGCTGCCGCCCGACAGCAGAGCATCAAACCCG GGCCGGAGCTGGGTGGCGAGTTCCCTGTGCAGGACCTGAAGACTGGCGAGGGTGGCTTGCTGCAGGTCACCCTAGAAGGGATCAATCTCAAGTTCATGCACAACCAG GTTTTCATAGAGCTGAATCACATTAAAAAGTGCAATACAGTTCGAGGCGTCTTTGTCCTGGAGGAATTTG TTCCTGAAATTAAAGAAGTGGTGAGCCACAAGTACAAGACACCAATG GCCCACGAGATCTGCTACTCTGTGTTGTGTCTCTTCTCATATGTGGCCGCTGTTCGTAGCAGTGAGGAAGATCTCAGAACCCCACCCCGGCCCGTCTCTAGCTGA
- the MADD gene encoding MAP kinase-activating death domain protein isoform X2: MSPASVPLAAQCPVQPPWGHARVHRASGLQEAVRRCGQAHSRGQASLVASEAEGSGSWKPGARLPPSQALTEWCLGSHPGALSSCCVCASFFRAPHRCYENLRSPAVPEIKEVVSHKYKTPMAHEICYSVLCLFSYVAAVRSSEEDLRTPPRPVSS; the protein is encoded by the exons ATGTCGCCTGCCTCGGTCCCTCTAGCAGCCCAGTGCCCTGTCCAGCCACCCTGGGGCCACGCCAGGGTCCATCGAGCCTCTGGGCTGCAGGAGGCCGTGCGGCGGTGCGGGCAGGCTCACTCCAGGGGGCAGGCAAGCCTAGTGGCCTCAGAGGCAGAGGGCAGTGGTAGCTGGAAGCCGGGGGCTAGGCTCCCCCCCAGCCAAGCGCTGACTGAGTGGTGTCTGGGTTCTCACCCTGGGGCTTTGAGTTCCTGCTGTGTTTGTGCTTCATTCTTTCGTGCCCCTCATCGCTGCTATGAAAACCTTCGTTCTCCAGCAG TTCCTGAAATTAAAGAAGTGGTGAGCCACAAGTACAAGACACCAATG GCCCACGAGATCTGCTACTCTGTGTTGTGTCTCTTCTCATATGTGGCCGCTGTTCGTAGCAGTGAGGAAGATCTCAGAACCCCACCCCGGCCCGTCTCTAGCTGA
- the LOC114487947 gene encoding myosin-binding protein C, cardiac-type, which produces ETTKDRSIFTVEGAEKEDEGVYVVTVQNPVGEDQVNLTVKVIDVPDAPAAPKISNVGEDSCTVRWEPPAYDGGQPVLGYILERKKKKSYRWMRLNFDLLRELSHEARCMIEGVVYEMRVYAVNAVGMSRPSPASQPFMPVGPPSEPSHLAVEDVSDTTVSLKWRPPERMGAGGLDGYSVEYCQDGCSEWVAALQGLTEHTSLLVKDLPTGARLLFRVRAHNVAGPGAPGTTTEPVTVQEILQRPRLQLPRHLRQTIQKKVGEPVNLLIPFQGKPRPQVTWTKEGRPLAGEEVSIRNSPADTILFIRAAHLAHSGTYRLTLRIESMEDEAELVLQVIDKPSPPQDIRVTDTWDFNVALEWKPPQDDGNTELWGYTIQKADKKSMEWFTVLEHYRRTHCVVSELIVGNGYYFRVFSHNVVGPSDRAATTKEPVFIPRPGIMYESPSYKALDFSEAPSFTRPLVNRSVIAGYNTTLCCAVRGSPKPRISWFKNGLDLGKDARFRMFSKQGVLTLEIRKPCPFDGGVYVCRATNLQGEAQCECRLEVRVPQ; this is translated from the exons GAGACCACCAAGGACCGCAGCATCTTCACCGTTGagggagcagagaaggaagacGAGGGCGTCTATGTTGTCACGGTGCAGAACCCCGTGGGCGAGGACCAGGTCAACCTCACAGTCAAGGTCATCG ATGTGCCGGATGCTCCGGCGGCCCCCAAGATCAGCAACGTGGGCGAGGACTCCTGCACGGTGCGGTGGGAGCCCCCTGCCTACGATGGCGGGCAGCCAGTCCTAG GCTACATCCTGGAGCGCAAGAAGAAGAAGAGCTACCGGTGGATGCGGCTGAACTTCGACCTGCTGCGGGAGCTGAGTCACGAAGCGCGGTGCATGATCGAGGGCGTGGTCTACGAGATGCGGGTCTACGCCGTCAACGCAGTGGGCATGTCCAGGCCTAGCCCCGCCTCCCAGCCGTTCATGCCTGTTG GCCCCCCCAGTGAGCCCAGCCACCTGGCGGTGGAGGATGTCTCTGACACCACCGTCTCCCTCAAGTGGAGGCCCCCAGAGCGCATGGGAGCTGGAGGCCTTGACGGCTACAGCGTGGAGTACTGCCAGGATGGCT gctcgGAGTGGGTGGCTGCCCTTCAGGGGCTGACCGAGCACACATCACTGCTGGTGAAGGACCTGCCCACGGGGGCTCGGCTGCTCTTCCGCGTGCGGGCTCACAACGTGGCGGGGCCTGGAGCCCCTGGCACCACCACGGAGCCTGTGACGGTGCAGGAGATACTGC AGCGGCCACGGCTCCAGCTACCCAGACATCTTCGCCAGACCATCCAGAAGAAGGTCGGAGAGCCCGTGAACCTCCTCATTCCTTTCCAG GGCAAGCCCCGGCCTCAGGTGACCTGGACCAAAGAGGGACGGCCACTGGCAGGCGAGGAGGTGAGCATCCGCAACAGCCCCGCGGACACCATCCTGTTCATCCGGGCCGCGCACCTCGCCCACTCGGGCACCTACCGGCTGACTCTGCGCATCGAGAGCATGGAGGACGAGGCCGAGCTGGTCCTGCAGGTCATTG ACAAGCCAAGTCCTCCCCAGGATATCCGGGTCACTGACACATGGGATTTCAATGTGGCTCTGGAGTGGAAGCCACCCCAGGATGACGGCAACACAGAGCTCTGGGGCTACACGATTCAGAAAGCTGACAAGAAGAGCATG GAGTGGTTCACCGTCTTGGAGCATTACCGCCGCACCCACTGTGTGGTGTCAGAGCTCATCGTCGGCAATGGCTACTACTTCCGGGTCTTCAGCCATAACGTGGTGGGGCCCAGTGACAGAGCCGCCACCACCAAGGAGCCTGTCTTTATCCCTAGACCAG GCATCATGTATGAGTCACCCAGCTACAAGGCCCTGGACTTCTCTGAGGCCCCAAGCTTCACCCGCCCCCTGGTGAACCGTTCGGTCATTGCCGGCTACAACACTACCCTCTGCTGTGCTGTCCGGGGTAGCCCCAAG CCCAGAATTTCCTGGTTCAAGAACGGCCTGGACCTGGGCAAAGACGCCCGCTTCCGCATGTTCAGCAAGCAGGGAGTGTTGACCTTGGAGATTAGAAAGCCTTGCCCCTTCGACGGGGGTGTCTATGTCTGCAGGGCCACCAACTTGCAAGGCGAGGCACAGTGTGAGTGCCGCCTGGAAGTGCGAG TGCCTCAGTGA